From a single Maylandia zebra isolate NMK-2024a linkage group LG3, Mzebra_GT3a, whole genome shotgun sequence genomic region:
- the LOC112433429 gene encoding mitogen-activated protein kinase kinase kinase kinase 2-like produces MNNVLMSVSGKSSQLYSHSLPALFEQKGHLHKKHSSLSLSTNRLTERISLRKFTISVKIPDTKGCRRCSVARNPYTDSTYLCGAVPSGLVLLLWYEPLQKFMHLKQLAIRLPDSLLSCVLE; encoded by the exons ATGAACAATGTGCTGATGTCCGTATCAG GCAAGTCGTCCCAGCTTTACTCGCACAGCCTGCCAGCTCTGTTTGAACAGAAAGGACATCTGCACAAGAAACACAGCAGCCTGTCGCTCAGCACCAACCGCCTCACTGAGCGGATCAGTCTCAG AAAGTTTACCATATCTGTAAAGATTCCTGACACTAAAGGTTGTAGGAGGTGCAGTGTAG CAAGAAACCCATACACAGATAGTACATATCTGTGCGGGGCTGTCCCATCTGGCCTGGTTTTACTCTTGTGGTATGAGCCTCTTCAAAAGTTCATGCATCTAAAG CAACTCGCCATCAGACTCCCAGATTCTCTTCTCAGCTGTGTGTTGGAGTGA